In the genome of Neodiprion pinetum isolate iyNeoPine1 chromosome 2, iyNeoPine1.2, whole genome shotgun sequence, one region contains:
- the Dgk gene encoding diacylglycerol kinase 1 isoform X2, whose protein sequence is MTLQWDKLSPAEFQQLQDLAAYSPRKLQDVLATFCGSTTTPGGVQKYHPDGVRNFEYLENKFRDIDYDGFRKFLDSYLEVGAPDELARHLFLSFVKKGPNATDTKALKEMAVLSSTTACAVITSHTTSNTNVNSTGLTGSGGGASESHCGGSSFVDKFHGLTEKLQALGHHRSDSETSARARTGSVHPMLTVTHTSYSCHDVLEKKSTDSSPSHSQMSRNSSRKSNNSLFVNNGKLEEIRHLARKQSMIDVHTVKVSLKDIVCYLSLLEAGRPEDKLEFMFRLYDTDGNGVLDRNEIDCIVNQMMNVAEYLGWDVTELKPILQDMMIEIDYDSDGTVSLDEWKRGGLTTIPLLVLLGLDSHVKEDGNHLWKLKHFSKPAYCNLCLNMLVGLGKKGLSCVFCKYTVHERCVQRAPASCIATYVKSKKTSQTMAHHWVEGNCHGKCSKCRKTIKSYNGITGLHCRWCQITLHNRCVSQVRAECTLGEYAAHILPPTAICPVVIDRQRSLSRDSKRGSRYGQDNASSTSNAAVSRGGSSNQQPAMSFQITLPPGVTPLAVFINPKSGGRQGEKMLRKFQYILNPRQVHNLATGGPMQGLQMFKDVENFKVICCGGDGTVGWILETMDHVQFLQQPAVGVIPLGTGNDLARCLRWGGGYEGEAIYKVLKKIEKATPVMMDRWQIEMIDQDEERKPNQDSIPYNIINNYFSVGVDAAICVKFHLERERNPEKFNSRMKNKLWYFEYATSEQFAASCKNLHEDLEIICDDIPLDLAHGPSLQGVALLNIPFTHGGSNLWGEHHTRHRLGKRRKRPDKELSTSSFNSVDLNAAIQDIGDNLIEVIGLENCLHMGQVKTGLRASGRRLAQCSSVKIKTTKRFPMQIDGEPWMQGPCTIHITHKNQVPMLMAPPPEKSKGFFRFLKRKVCCNYYCY, encoded by the exons ATGACACTTCAATGGGACAAACTTTCGCCCGCGGAGTTTCAACAACTTCAGGATCTCGCTGCCT ATTCACCGAGGAAACTGCAAGATGTATTGGCCACCTTTTGCGGGTCTACTACCACACCAGGAGGAGTGCAAAAATACCATCCGGACGGGGTGAGGAATTTTGAATACCTGGAGAACAAATTCAGA GACATTGATTACGATGGATTCCGCAAGTTCCTTGACAGTTATCTCGAGGTGGGCGCCCCAGATGAGCTGGCCAGGCACCTCTTCCTCTCCTTCGTTAAAAAGGGGCCAAATGCAACGGACACGAAGGCGCTCAAG GAAATGGCTGTTCTATCATCGACAACTGCCTGTGCGGTAATAACTTCGCACACGACGTCAAACACCAATGTGAACAGCACAGGGTTGACTGGAAGTGGTGGAGGCGCGTCTGAAAGTCACTGCGGAGGATCTTCGTTTGTAGATAAATTTCACGGACTTACAGAGAAGCTACAGGCTCTCGGGCACCACAGAAGCGACAGCGAAACTTCTGCGAGAGCTCGAACAG GCAGTGTACATCCTATGCTGACTGTAACGCACACGTCGTACAGCTGTCACGacgtgttggaaaaaaaaagcacagaCAGCAGCCCGAGCCACAGCCAAATGTCCCGAAATTCATCCCGAAAATCTAACAACTCCCTGTTCGTTAACAATGGAAAATTAGAAG aaattagaCACCTCGCCAGGAAACAGAGCATGATAGATGTGCACACCGTCAAAGTTAGCTTGAAAGATATCGTCTGCTACCTTTCTTTGCTCGAAGCTGGCCGACCCGAAGATAAGCTAGAAT TCATGTTCCGGTTGTACGATACCGATGGGAATGGGGTCCTCGATCGAAAC GAAATCGATTGCATAGTAAACCAGATGATGAATGTTGCGGAATATCTTGGATGGGATGTGACCGAACTGAAGCCG ATTCTACAAGACATGATGATAGAGATTGACTACGATTCGGATGGAACAGTTTCATTAGACGAATGGAAAAGAGGGGGCCTAACGACAATACCGCTACTTGTACTTTTGGGACTAGATTCGCACGTTAAAGAGGATGGTAATCACCTCTGGAAGCTGAAGCACTTCAGCAAGCCTGCCTATTGTAACCTTTGTCTCAACATGCTTGTAGGTTTGGGTAAAAAGGGATTATCCTGTGTCT TTTGTAAATATACTGTCCATGAAAGATGCGTACAAAGAGCGCCTGCCTCTTGCATAGCAACTTACGTCAAGAGTAAAAAGACTTCTCAAACAATGGCCCATCATTGGGTCGAAGGTAACTGCCATGGGAAGTGTTCAAAGTGTAGAAAGACGATAAAAAGTTACAACGGTATCACGGGACTCCACTGTCGATGGTGTCAAATAACT CTCCATAACAGATGCGTTTCTCAAGTCAGAGCCGAATGTACACTTGGAGAATATGCAGCCCACATCTTACCTCCAACTGCCATTTGCCCTGTAGTTATAGACAGACAACGATCGTTGTCCAGGGATAGTAAGAGGGGCAGTAGATATGGTCAAGATAATGCGTCTAGCACATCT AATGCCGCAGTTTCCAGGGGAGGTTCGTCCAACCAGCAGCCTGCGATGTCTTTTCAGATAACATTACCACCAGGGGTAACGCCGCTCGCAGTTTTTATAAATCCAAAATCTGGCGGTAGGCAGGGTGAAAAAATGCTGAGGAAGTTTCAGTACATACTAAATCCAAGACAAGTTCACAATTTGGCTACCGGTGGTCCAATGCAAGGGCTCCAAATGTTCAAGGATGTGGAAAACTTCAAAGTTATTTGTTGCGGGGGAGATGGGACTGTTGGATGGATATTAGAAACTATGG ACCATGTCCAGTTCTTACAGCAGCCTGCAGTAGGAGTAATACCACTGGGAACAGGCAATGACTTGGCTAGATGCTTGCGTTGGGGTGGTGGGTATGAGGGGGAAGCAATTTACAAGGTTTTAAAG aaaatagaaaaagctACGCCGGTAATGATGGACCGATGGCAAATCGAAATGATAGACCaagatgaagaaagaaaaccaAATCAGGATTCCATACCGTACAACATAATCAACAACTACTTCTCTGTTGGCGTCGATGCTGCGATTTGCGTTAAGTTTCACTTGGAGAGGGAACGAAATCCAGAGAAATTCAATAgcagaatgaaaaacaaactgTGGTATTTTGAGTACGCAACTAGCGAGCAGTTTGCTGCTAGTTGTAAGAACCTCCATGAAGATTTGGAGATAATA TGTGATGACATTCCTTTAGATTTAGCTCACGGGCCCTCGTTGCAAGGTGTCGCCCTGTTGAACATCCCCTTTACACACGGGGGCTCAAATTTATGGGGTGAACATCACACGAGGCATCGCCTTGGAAAGCGTAGAAAACGTCCAGACAAAGAACTGAGCACTAGCAGTTTTAATTCTGTAGATTTAAACGCAGCTATTCAAG ATATAGGAGACAATCTCATAGAAGTAATAGGATTGGAAAATTGTTTACACATGGGTCAAGTCAAGACAGGTCTCAGAGCATCTGGAAGAAGACTAGCCCAGTGCAGCagtgttaaaataaaaactaccAAAAGGTTTCCCATGCAGATTGACGGAGAACCATGGATGCAGGGACCATGCACG ATTCACATCACCCATAAAAACCAAGTACCGATGTTGATGGCTCCCCCTCCGGAGAAAAGTAAAGGATTTTTTCGCTTTTTAAAgag GAAAGTTTGCTGtaattactattgttattga
- the Dgk gene encoding diacylglycerol kinase 1 isoform X5, protein MTLQWDKLSPAEFQQLQDLAAYSPRKLQDVLATFCGSTTTPGGVQKYHPDGDIDYDGFRKFLDSYLEVGAPDELARHLFLSFVKKGPNATDTKALKEMAVLSSTTACAVITSHTTSNTNVNSTGLTGSGGGASESHCGGSSFVDKFHGLTEKLQALGHHRSDSETSARARTGSVHPMLTVTHTSYSCHDVLEKKSTDSSPSHSQMSRNSSRKSNNSLFVNNGKLEEIRHLARKQSMIDVHTVKVSLKDIVCYLSLLEAGRPEDKLEFMFRLYDTDGNGVLDRNEIDCIVNQMMNVAEYLGWDVTELKPILQDMMIEIDYDSDGTVSLDEWKRGGLTTIPLLVLLGLDSHVKEDGNHLWKLKHFSKPAYCNLCLNMLVGLGKKGLSCVFCKYTVHERCVQRAPASCIATYVKSKKTSQTMAHHWVEGNCHGKCSKCRKTIKSYNGITGLHCRWCQITLHNRCVSQVRAECTLGEYAAHILPPTAICPVVIDRQRSLSRDSKRGSRYGQDNASSTSNAAVSRGGSSNQQPAMSFQITLPPGVTPLAVFINPKSGGRQGEKMLRKFQYILNPRQVHNLATGGPMQGLQMFKDVENFKVICCGGDGTVGWILETMDHVQFLQQPAVGVIPLGTGNDLARCLRWGGGYEGEAIYKVLKKIEKATPVMMDRWQIEMIDQDEERKPNQDSIPYNIINNYFSVGVDAAICVKFHLERERNPEKFNSRMKNKLWYFEYATSEQFAASCKNLHEDLEIICDDIPLDLAHGPSLQGVALLNIPFTHGGSNLWGEHHTRHRLGKRRKRPDKELSTSSFNSVDLNAAIQDIGDNLIEVIGLENCLHMGQVKTGLRASGRRLAQCSSVKIKTTKRFPMQIDGEPWMQGPCTIHITHKNQVPMLMAPPPEKSKGFFRFLKR, encoded by the exons ATGACACTTCAATGGGACAAACTTTCGCCCGCGGAGTTTCAACAACTTCAGGATCTCGCTGCCT ATTCACCGAGGAAACTGCAAGATGTATTGGCCACCTTTTGCGGGTCTACTACCACACCAGGAGGAGTGCAAAAATACCATCCGGACGGG GACATTGATTACGATGGATTCCGCAAGTTCCTTGACAGTTATCTCGAGGTGGGCGCCCCAGATGAGCTGGCCAGGCACCTCTTCCTCTCCTTCGTTAAAAAGGGGCCAAATGCAACGGACACGAAGGCGCTCAAG GAAATGGCTGTTCTATCATCGACAACTGCCTGTGCGGTAATAACTTCGCACACGACGTCAAACACCAATGTGAACAGCACAGGGTTGACTGGAAGTGGTGGAGGCGCGTCTGAAAGTCACTGCGGAGGATCTTCGTTTGTAGATAAATTTCACGGACTTACAGAGAAGCTACAGGCTCTCGGGCACCACAGAAGCGACAGCGAAACTTCTGCGAGAGCTCGAACAG GCAGTGTACATCCTATGCTGACTGTAACGCACACGTCGTACAGCTGTCACGacgtgttggaaaaaaaaagcacagaCAGCAGCCCGAGCCACAGCCAAATGTCCCGAAATTCATCCCGAAAATCTAACAACTCCCTGTTCGTTAACAATGGAAAATTAGAAG aaattagaCACCTCGCCAGGAAACAGAGCATGATAGATGTGCACACCGTCAAAGTTAGCTTGAAAGATATCGTCTGCTACCTTTCTTTGCTCGAAGCTGGCCGACCCGAAGATAAGCTAGAAT TCATGTTCCGGTTGTACGATACCGATGGGAATGGGGTCCTCGATCGAAAC GAAATCGATTGCATAGTAAACCAGATGATGAATGTTGCGGAATATCTTGGATGGGATGTGACCGAACTGAAGCCG ATTCTACAAGACATGATGATAGAGATTGACTACGATTCGGATGGAACAGTTTCATTAGACGAATGGAAAAGAGGGGGCCTAACGACAATACCGCTACTTGTACTTTTGGGACTAGATTCGCACGTTAAAGAGGATGGTAATCACCTCTGGAAGCTGAAGCACTTCAGCAAGCCTGCCTATTGTAACCTTTGTCTCAACATGCTTGTAGGTTTGGGTAAAAAGGGATTATCCTGTGTCT TTTGTAAATATACTGTCCATGAAAGATGCGTACAAAGAGCGCCTGCCTCTTGCATAGCAACTTACGTCAAGAGTAAAAAGACTTCTCAAACAATGGCCCATCATTGGGTCGAAGGTAACTGCCATGGGAAGTGTTCAAAGTGTAGAAAGACGATAAAAAGTTACAACGGTATCACGGGACTCCACTGTCGATGGTGTCAAATAACT CTCCATAACAGATGCGTTTCTCAAGTCAGAGCCGAATGTACACTTGGAGAATATGCAGCCCACATCTTACCTCCAACTGCCATTTGCCCTGTAGTTATAGACAGACAACGATCGTTGTCCAGGGATAGTAAGAGGGGCAGTAGATATGGTCAAGATAATGCGTCTAGCACATCT AATGCCGCAGTTTCCAGGGGAGGTTCGTCCAACCAGCAGCCTGCGATGTCTTTTCAGATAACATTACCACCAGGGGTAACGCCGCTCGCAGTTTTTATAAATCCAAAATCTGGCGGTAGGCAGGGTGAAAAAATGCTGAGGAAGTTTCAGTACATACTAAATCCAAGACAAGTTCACAATTTGGCTACCGGTGGTCCAATGCAAGGGCTCCAAATGTTCAAGGATGTGGAAAACTTCAAAGTTATTTGTTGCGGGGGAGATGGGACTGTTGGATGGATATTAGAAACTATGG ACCATGTCCAGTTCTTACAGCAGCCTGCAGTAGGAGTAATACCACTGGGAACAGGCAATGACTTGGCTAGATGCTTGCGTTGGGGTGGTGGGTATGAGGGGGAAGCAATTTACAAGGTTTTAAAG aaaatagaaaaagctACGCCGGTAATGATGGACCGATGGCAAATCGAAATGATAGACCaagatgaagaaagaaaaccaAATCAGGATTCCATACCGTACAACATAATCAACAACTACTTCTCTGTTGGCGTCGATGCTGCGATTTGCGTTAAGTTTCACTTGGAGAGGGAACGAAATCCAGAGAAATTCAATAgcagaatgaaaaacaaactgTGGTATTTTGAGTACGCAACTAGCGAGCAGTTTGCTGCTAGTTGTAAGAACCTCCATGAAGATTTGGAGATAATA TGTGATGACATTCCTTTAGATTTAGCTCACGGGCCCTCGTTGCAAGGTGTCGCCCTGTTGAACATCCCCTTTACACACGGGGGCTCAAATTTATGGGGTGAACATCACACGAGGCATCGCCTTGGAAAGCGTAGAAAACGTCCAGACAAAGAACTGAGCACTAGCAGTTTTAATTCTGTAGATTTAAACGCAGCTATTCAAG ATATAGGAGACAATCTCATAGAAGTAATAGGATTGGAAAATTGTTTACACATGGGTCAAGTCAAGACAGGTCTCAGAGCATCTGGAAGAAGACTAGCCCAGTGCAGCagtgttaaaataaaaactaccAAAAGGTTTCCCATGCAGATTGACGGAGAACCATGGATGCAGGGACCATGCACG ATTCACATCACCCATAAAAACCAAGTACCGATGTTGATGGCTCCCCCTCCGGAGAAAAGTAAAGGATTTTTTCGCTTTTTAAAgaggtaa